From the Salmo trutta chromosome 2, fSalTru1.1, whole genome shotgun sequence genome, one window contains:
- the LOC115148531 gene encoding D(5)-like dopamine receptor produces MEKSDNQTAGAEMDSSGRSVRALTGCVLFILIVSTLLGNTLVCAAVIKFRHLRSKVTNFFVISLAVSDLFVAVLVMPWKAMSEVAGCWIFGSFCDTWIAFDIMCSTASILNLCIISMDRYWAISSPFRYERKMTQRFAFVMIGVAWTLSILISFIPVQLNWHKAEEENATGNDIHEIEDCNASLNSTYAISSSLISFYIPVVIMVGTYTRIFRIAQTQIRRISSLERAVEHAQNNQQATEQTNCLKITFKKETKVLKTLSIIMGVFVFCWLPFFVVNCIVPFCDINNVGDRLCVSNTTFNMFVWFGWANSSLNPVIYAFNADFRKAFSTILGCNRYCSSSTVEAVNFSNELVSYHHDTTLQRDTNITASAHCAQRQPVVSHGEDLDVPFDKVSIISDVSRNPRNLILPATLQFECEAEISLDMMPFPSTGPSECCVIPGQIEDM; encoded by the coding sequence ATGGAGAAATCTGACAACCAAACCGCAGGTGCTGAAATGGACAGCTCCGGGCGCAGCGTCCGTGCGCTCACCGGCTGCGTCCTGTTCATCCTGATCGTTTCAACGCTTCTTGGGAATACACTCGTTTGCGCCGCGGTGATCAAATTTAGACACCTTCGATCTAAAGTTACCAACTTTTTTGTCATCTCGTTGGCGGTATCAGATCTATTCGTGGCCGTTCTTGTGATGCCGTGGAAGGCTATGTCTGAGGTGGCCGGCTGCTGGATCTTCGGCAGCTTCTGTGATACCTGGATAGCTTTTGACATCATGTGCTCCACCGCGTCAATTCTCAATCTTTGTATAATAAGTATGGACAGATACTGGGCAATTTCGAGCCCTTTTCGATATGAGCGTAAAATGACCCAGAGGTTTGCCTTCGTTATGATCGGAGTGGCATGGACCCTCTCTATTCTTATCTCCTTCATTCCAGTTCAGCTCAATTGGCACAAAGCAGAGGAGGAAAATGCAACAGGGAACGACATTCATGAAATCGAGGACTGCAACGCAAGCTTGAATAGCACATATGCCATATCTTCCTCACTGATAAGTTTTTACATTCCAGTTGTTATTATGGTTGGCACTTACACCCGGATCTTCCGGATTGCCCAAACCCAGATCCGCAGAATATCATCGCTGGAGAGAGCCGTGGAACACGCGCAGAACAATCAGCAAGCAACCGAGCAAACAAACTGCTTAAAAATAACTTTTAAAAAAGAAACGAAAGTTTTAAAGACACTTTCTATCATTATGggagtttttgtattttgctggtTACCTTTTTTCGTGGTTAACTGCATCGTACCTTTTTGTGACATCAATAATGTTGGTGATCGCCTGTGTGTAAGTAACACCACTTTTAACATGTTTGTGTGGTTTGGATGGGCCAACTCATCGTTAAACCCAGTCATATACGCATTTAATGCTGATTTCAGGAAAGCATTCTCCACCATTCTGGGCTGCAATAGATACTGTTCCAGTTCTACTGTAGAAGCTGTCAATTTCAGCAACGAGTTGGTGTCTTACCACCACGACACTACGCTCCAGAGAGACACAAATATCACTGCCTCTGCGCACTGTGCTCAACGCCAGCCCGTGGTCTCACACGGTGAAGACTTGGACGTACCGTTTGACAAAGTCTCCATTATCTCGGATGTTTCACGTAACCCAAGAAACCTTATCCTGCCTGCAACACTGCAGTTTGAATGTGAAGCAGAAATATCCTTAGATATGATGCCTTTCCCCTCAACTGGGCCCAGTGAGTGCTGTGTGATTCCAGGTCAAATTGAGGATATGTGA